The following proteins are encoded in a genomic region of Natronorubrum halophilum:
- a CDS encoding HVO_0416 family zinc finger protein — MATSPNGAGDDVVDQFLADHGHTVERVGWEREYNKKQCPECGGLHDTAANSCTVCGWEPTL; from the coding sequence ATGGCAACCTCACCCAACGGTGCCGGTGACGATGTCGTTGATCAATTCCTCGCAGATCACGGTCACACGGTAGAACGAGTCGGGTGGGAACGAGAGTATAACAAGAAACAGTGCCCCGAGTGCGGCGGCTTACACGATACGGCCGCCAATTCCTGTACCGTCTGTGGCTGGGAACCGACGTTGTAG
- a CDS encoding DUF7563 family protein, producing the protein MPECQNCGAFVTDAYARVFTPRGVDDPRVCPDCQDKIRDGADIRTARSPRNP; encoded by the coding sequence ATGCCCGAATGCCAGAACTGCGGTGCGTTCGTCACGGACGCGTACGCCCGGGTGTTTACCCCTCGAGGTGTCGACGATCCACGTGTCTGCCCCGACTGCCAGGACAAGATCCGCGACGGCGCCGACATCCGAACCGCCCGCTCCCCGCGGAACCCCTGA
- a CDS encoding UvrD-helicase domain-containing protein, giving the protein MATTETKVTRLFGGPGSGKTTALLDHVEEILEQDGVTFRDILVVSYTRAAAQEVRERLAERLDESPRALQGNVCTMHAKAYELLDLSRADVIGESDKEEFCDDYGIDYEDEYSGAGRRTARSTTIGNKIIATSQWLQRTSRDVSDWYDVPFQWDEEEVRLPPEIDSNAQEGNKYTPTWPSDDDRIDVPEAIRAWRNYKGEEGKIGFADMLERVKQRSLLPSVDYLVIDEFQDITTLQYDVYEEWKPQMKQVLIAGDDDQVVYSWQGADPALLLDEEVDEDVILPNSYRLPSNVLNAVNKEIRHIEMRQDKDLKPRKEGGAVEARANASMLDVVRNVRRTLIESDGTIMILFRARYQMFQFIDEFITEGIPFTSLTDQRMWTDRLTQYVRAVEAIDKGDDVTGLQARRLADMLQDSAFGTTERDELFDEIDERQEETGIDDLEELMIPAEVVRDHAPFMPGPASASDMVRKVTNFQKKSIRSYFAIGEYLKMETDRVRVGTIHSAKGREADHVIVGTDLTEKVVEQMVATVDDPTDIPGCEEFTKTTSPVPVLTDNERRVFYVGMSRARERLVLLENLVDGAPTLPIDVLLNNRLTDASMEELVEQAQQPQDTDADGEAIEAEAP; this is encoded by the coding sequence ATGGCTACCACGGAGACGAAGGTTACCCGGTTGTTCGGTGGTCCGGGCAGCGGCAAGACGACCGCCCTGCTCGACCACGTCGAAGAAATCCTCGAGCAGGATGGCGTGACGTTCCGGGATATCCTCGTCGTCTCGTACACGAGAGCGGCCGCACAGGAAGTTCGCGAACGACTGGCCGAACGACTCGACGAAAGCCCCCGTGCGCTGCAGGGCAACGTCTGTACGATGCACGCGAAGGCCTACGAGTTGCTCGACCTCTCTCGAGCCGACGTTATCGGCGAATCCGACAAGGAGGAGTTCTGTGACGATTACGGCATCGACTACGAAGACGAGTACAGCGGTGCCGGCCGCCGTACCGCCCGCTCGACGACGATCGGGAACAAGATCATCGCGACGAGCCAGTGGCTCCAGCGGACCAGCCGCGACGTCTCCGACTGGTACGACGTTCCCTTCCAGTGGGACGAGGAGGAAGTTCGGCTCCCCCCGGAAATCGACTCCAACGCCCAGGAGGGAAACAAGTACACACCGACGTGGCCCTCCGACGACGACAGAATCGACGTCCCCGAAGCGATCCGCGCCTGGCGCAACTACAAGGGTGAGGAAGGGAAAATCGGCTTCGCGGACATGTTAGAACGCGTCAAACAGCGCTCCCTGCTGCCGAGCGTCGACTACCTGGTGATCGACGAGTTTCAGGACATCACCACCCTCCAGTACGATGTCTACGAGGAGTGGAAACCCCAGATGAAACAGGTGTTGATCGCCGGCGACGACGATCAGGTCGTCTACTCCTGGCAGGGTGCCGATCCCGCGCTCTTGCTCGACGAAGAGGTCGACGAGGACGTCATCCTCCCGAACTCCTACCGACTCCCTTCGAACGTCCTCAACGCGGTCAACAAGGAGATTCGCCATATCGAGATGCGACAGGACAAGGATCTCAAACCGCGCAAGGAAGGCGGCGCCGTCGAGGCTCGAGCGAACGCGTCCATGCTCGACGTCGTCCGGAACGTCCGACGGACGCTCATCGAGAGCGACGGCACGATCATGATCCTGTTCCGAGCGCGCTACCAGATGTTCCAGTTCATCGACGAATTCATCACCGAGGGGATTCCGTTCACCTCGCTGACCGACCAGCGGATGTGGACCGACCGACTCACCCAGTACGTCCGCGCCGTCGAGGCCATCGACAAGGGAGACGACGTCACCGGACTGCAGGCCCGCCGACTCGCCGACATGCTGCAGGATTCGGCCTTCGGAACGACCGAGCGCGACGAACTCTTCGACGAAATCGACGAACGACAGGAAGAGACCGGCATCGATGACCTCGAGGAGCTGATGATTCCCGCCGAAGTCGTCCGGGACCACGCGCCGTTCATGCCGGGTCCCGCCTCGGCCTCGGACATGGTTCGGAAGGTAACCAACTTCCAGAAAAAGAGCATCCGATCGTACTTCGCGATCGGCGAGTACCTCAAGATGGAGACCGACCGCGTCCGCGTCGGTACCATCCACTCCGCCAAGGGACGTGAGGCCGACCACGTCATCGTCGGCACCGACCTCACCGAGAAGGTCGTCGAGCAGATGGTCGCAACCGTCGACGATCCCACGGACATCCCCGGCTGTGAGGAGTTCACCAAGACGACCTCGCCCGTGCCCGTCCTCACCGACAACGAGCGCCGCGTGTTCTACGTCGGCATGTCCCGGGCCCGCGAGCGCCTCGTCCTCCTCGAGAACCTCGTCGACGGAGCCCCGACCCTGCCGATCGACGTCCTGCTCAACAACCGGCTGACGGACGCGAGCATGGAAGAGTTGGTCGAGCAGGCCCAGCAACCACAGGACACCGACGCGGACGGCGAAGCGATCGAAGCCGAAGCGCCGTGA
- a CDS encoding M24 family metallopeptidase: MTGVDAGSDDGVGSPLESLVRETLEARDAVAFVHAGGRDDPAVRYCWATLERGAVPEHGVVAVGFDGEEWMTHTSRDASAHPARTLGSQLAGRVETATLLTPPRIPHDAALYLENDGFALASTDVIERARATKTPAERDRISTAQAAAGAGIRQAASLLANAAIDDGRLVVDGEELTPGRLRISIDEAVVSAGAFPAGNTVINPDPGHAPSSLSDGGTALRPGEPIVLETAPRGPGGYYGGLVRTLVVDGDGGRERRAHVGVTQSFQSARAMLTADTESVTRIEADLEAEVRAFGFGEADEVETRVAGVGLEPRERPLEGGTEVEPGSVVQLESAVRVDDDGGWLRIADILVKGETGERPEVLPAPSRSLEPTAVLEE; this comes from the coding sequence GTGACCGGCGTCGACGCTGGCTCCGACGACGGTGTCGGATCTCCCCTCGAGTCGCTCGTTCGCGAGACGCTCGAGGCCCGCGACGCCGTCGCGTTCGTCCACGCCGGCGGGCGCGACGATCCGGCCGTTCGGTACTGCTGGGCGACGCTCGAGCGCGGCGCAGTTCCCGAGCACGGCGTCGTCGCAGTCGGGTTCGACGGCGAGGAGTGGATGACACACACGAGTCGGGACGCGTCCGCACACCCCGCTCGGACGCTCGGCTCCCAACTGGCCGGCCGCGTCGAAACGGCGACGCTGCTGACGCCGCCACGGATCCCGCACGACGCCGCCCTCTATCTCGAGAACGACGGATTCGCGCTCGCCTCGACGGACGTCATAGAGCGCGCTCGAGCGACGAAGACGCCGGCCGAACGCGACCGAATTTCGACCGCGCAGGCCGCCGCTGGCGCTGGAATTCGGCAAGCCGCATCGCTGCTCGCGAACGCAGCGATCGACGACGGCCGACTCGTAGTCGACGGCGAGGAACTGACGCCAGGTCGGCTCCGAATCAGTATCGATGAGGCCGTCGTCTCGGCCGGCGCGTTTCCCGCGGGCAACACCGTTATCAACCCGGATCCGGGACACGCGCCCTCGAGTCTCAGCGACGGCGGTACCGCCCTCCGCCCCGGCGAGCCGATCGTTCTCGAGACGGCTCCCCGCGGTCCGGGCGGCTACTACGGGGGGCTCGTTCGGACGCTCGTCGTCGACGGCGACGGCGGCCGAGAGCGCCGAGCCCACGTCGGGGTGACCCAATCCTTCCAGTCGGCGCGGGCGATGTTGACGGCGGATACGGAGTCCGTCACGAGGATCGAAGCCGACCTCGAGGCCGAGGTCCGCGCCTTCGGGTTCGGCGAGGCCGACGAGGTCGAAACGCGCGTCGCCGGTGTCGGCCTCGAGCCCCGCGAACGGCCGCTCGAGGGCGGTACCGAGGTCGAACCTGGAAGCGTCGTTCAACTCGAGTCGGCCGTTCGCGTCGACGACGATGGCGGCTGGCTCCGGATCGCAGATATTCTGGTGAAAGGAGAGACGGGAGAGCGGCCGGAAGTTCTCCCGGCACCATCGCGCTCGCTCGAACCGACGGCGGTGCTCGAGGAGTAG
- a CDS encoding DUF7533 family protein, with translation MAGIIDTIKLAGVLVLAIPAALAGLELLLVRGETLVGGVLLVLAVLLVLIQQRLTMPTDIPELAAKRVVGTVTSEPDAESTDSQETSATVSDDDRP, from the coding sequence ATGGCCGGTATCATCGACACCATCAAACTCGCGGGAGTCCTCGTGCTCGCGATTCCCGCCGCGCTCGCCGGACTCGAGTTGCTGTTGGTTCGAGGCGAGACGCTGGTCGGCGGCGTCTTGCTCGTCCTCGCCGTCTTGCTCGTCCTCATCCAGCAACGGCTCACGATGCCGACGGACATTCCCGAACTCGCTGCGAAGCGAGTCGTTGGAACGGTAACGAGCGAGCCGGACGCCGAATCGACCGACTCACAGGAGACGTCGGCGACCGTCAGCGACGACGACCGTCCGTAG
- a CDS encoding riboflavin synthase: MFTGIVEETGVIVARERTEDGLRLRIGADAVATDLEHGQSISVSGVCLTVERFEAGAWFEVFLATETIERTYLGDLAEGDTVNLERAMPADGRFDGHVVQGHVDAVATVSSIESVEEDWFFEFELPEGYERYVVEKGSITLDGISLTVADLDSEIGRVTVAIIPTTYDLTTLAEKEVGDPVHLEVDVLAKYVERLLEARFE, translated from the coding sequence ATGTTCACGGGAATCGTCGAGGAGACCGGCGTAATCGTCGCTCGAGAGCGAACCGAGGACGGCCTCCGGCTCCGGATCGGAGCCGACGCGGTCGCGACGGACCTCGAGCACGGACAGAGCATCAGCGTCAGCGGCGTCTGTCTCACGGTCGAGCGCTTCGAAGCGGGAGCGTGGTTCGAAGTCTTTCTCGCGACCGAAACGATCGAGCGGACCTATCTGGGCGACCTCGCGGAGGGCGATACGGTCAACCTCGAGCGGGCGATGCCCGCGGACGGCCGCTTCGACGGCCACGTCGTCCAGGGTCACGTCGATGCAGTCGCGACGGTTTCGAGTATCGAATCGGTGGAAGAGGACTGGTTCTTCGAGTTCGAACTGCCCGAAGGCTACGAGCGCTACGTCGTCGAGAAGGGGTCGATCACGCTCGACGGGATCAGCCTCACCGTCGCCGACCTTGATTCGGAGATCGGTCGCGTGACCGTCGCGATCATTCCGACGACCTACGACCTCACGACGCTCGCCGAAAAGGAGGTCGGCGATCCGGTCCACCTTGAGGTCGACGTACTCGCGAAGTACGTCGAACGGCTGCTCGAAGCGCGATTCGAGTAG
- a CDS encoding PrsW family intramembrane metalloprotease: MSPGRDPVERADEQSRDLYDVSTWEPRSITDRLASAIYTGISYGFQTIVLVVALVITLALLVQPAVLVLEDPSLAVFFGLSVVPAALLAGFIWRTDITTNEPLGLLVGTFLLAVLFATFAAVVNSAFGPSLQAIPLVGTILFFYLIVGPVEEGVKLLAVRVFAYRSDTFDAVIDGAVYGAIAGLGFAAIENAIYIASTVSQAGAGTGTVTAATGIATVRALVGPGHVIYSAIAGYYLGLAKFNPRYAGPLVVKGLLIAAFIHGTYNVTVGIAPELITSVLPIGFGLAFVSYVILFDLVIGYYLYRKIARYRRTYLSVRDDTGTPPKPERTEFEPPQR, translated from the coding sequence ATGTCGCCTGGACGTGACCCGGTCGAACGGGCGGACGAGCAATCGAGAGATCTCTACGACGTATCGACGTGGGAGCCGCGATCGATCACCGATCGACTCGCGTCCGCGATTTATACCGGAATCAGCTACGGGTTCCAGACGATCGTTCTCGTCGTCGCGCTCGTGATCACCCTCGCCTTACTCGTCCAGCCCGCCGTACTCGTTCTGGAGGATCCGTCGCTCGCCGTTTTCTTCGGGCTCTCGGTCGTTCCCGCGGCGTTGCTCGCCGGGTTCATCTGGCGCACGGATATCACGACGAACGAACCCCTCGGACTCCTCGTCGGGACGTTCCTGTTGGCCGTGCTCTTCGCGACGTTCGCCGCGGTCGTAAACAGCGCGTTCGGTCCGAGTCTCCAGGCGATTCCGCTCGTCGGCACGATCCTCTTTTTCTACCTGATCGTCGGTCCCGTCGAGGAGGGCGTGAAACTCCTCGCAGTTCGCGTCTTCGCCTACCGAAGCGACACGTTCGATGCGGTCATCGACGGCGCGGTCTACGGTGCGATTGCCGGGTTGGGGTTCGCCGCGATCGAGAACGCCATCTACATCGCCAGCACGGTTTCCCAGGCCGGGGCCGGGACCGGAACGGTCACCGCCGCGACCGGCATCGCGACCGTTCGGGCGCTCGTCGGCCCCGGCCACGTCATCTACTCCGCGATCGCGGGTTACTACCTCGGACTCGCGAAGTTCAACCCCCGATACGCCGGTCCGCTCGTCGTGAAGGGGCTGTTGATCGCCGCTTTTATTCACGGAACGTACAACGTCACGGTCGGAATCGCTCCGGAACTCATCACCTCGGTACTCCCCATCGGCTTCGGCCTGGCGTTCGTCTCCTACGTGATACTCTTCGATCTCGTCATCGGGTACTATCTCTACCGGAAGATCGCTCGATACCGCCGGACTTACCTGTCCGTTAGAGACGACACCGGTACACCTCCGAAGCCGGAGCGGACCGAGTTCGAACCCCCACAGCGGTGA
- a CDS encoding DUF7532 family protein produces the protein MHFDQRTQKALRDAGLKTDDLQAVSQAIVDAVDADASALEEFFDANDTVYSDMEMAHSTSAYPEHAVDYLDLTTHADEMRGWLRFDSWGVYVEGGRILPDESVELTLGPTIDGRVRFAPDRETLR, from the coding sequence ATGCACTTCGATCAGCGAACTCAGAAGGCGCTTCGAGACGCCGGCCTCAAGACCGACGACCTTCAGGCCGTCTCGCAGGCGATCGTCGACGCCGTCGACGCCGACGCGTCGGCGCTCGAGGAGTTTTTCGACGCCAACGACACCGTCTACTCGGACATGGAGATGGCACACTCGACGTCGGCGTATCCCGAACACGCGGTCGACTATCTCGATCTCACGACCCACGCCGACGAGATGCGCGGATGGCTCCGGTTCGACTCGTGGGGCGTCTACGTCGAAGGCGGCCGGATACTGCCGGACGAGTCCGTCGAACTGACGCTCGGACCGACGATCGACGGTCGCGTGCGATTCGCGCCCGATCGGGAGACGCTGCGGTGA
- a CDS encoding DUF402 domain-containing protein — translation MTTARVRGIYTTAITHLLGTNGLEVVQASEPIRERFDESFPAAPADVTIETTRDRQGVEISGVSEAVETVADELEALAIDSFRWKSDVPRGAVFDADVLEAGGGGGATVDLGDDQRGYLHYDDADGYVDEGDRYRVQVHEPTPPWSDDEPRVVPTLEVQGGLCTLSRDRTGVSAALRGEKADELVGMTDLLSVDVPAGWGVRWQRAAADADLEAMRTALERAADRSRALEDALADAPDEPAEPGRLAAPRATTWCWFGRDSRLALDALRREVETTMPGHHRTKAADRAASAAVDFAEAVCESTGTAGDDGDGEFPFAAVTRQFGPTAGDRIEIGHGKPDGRLITLGRGEVTDWDGDGKVTLERSMRGGGSYDALGVPKEEGDVAVTKFREGRWWYPTTYKDAAGSAKGTYVNVCTPVELFPDSARYVDLYVDVIRTPDSAVEIVDADELEAAVADGHVSDELAEKATSVAEAVERALSK, via the coding sequence ATGACGACGGCACGCGTGCGCGGCATCTACACCACCGCGATCACGCACCTGCTCGGAACGAACGGTCTCGAGGTCGTCCAGGCCTCCGAACCGATTCGAGAGCGCTTCGACGAGTCGTTCCCCGCCGCCCCGGCGGACGTGACTATCGAAACGACCCGCGACAGACAGGGGGTCGAGATCTCGGGCGTATCCGAGGCGGTCGAAACAGTCGCGGACGAACTCGAGGCGCTCGCGATCGATAGTTTCCGCTGGAAGAGCGACGTCCCTCGCGGTGCCGTCTTCGACGCCGACGTGCTCGAGGCCGGCGGGGGTGGCGGCGCGACGGTCGACCTCGGAGACGACCAGCGCGGCTACCTGCACTACGACGATGCGGACGGCTACGTCGACGAAGGCGATCGCTATCGCGTACAGGTCCACGAGCCAACGCCGCCGTGGAGCGACGACGAGCCGCGAGTCGTGCCGACGCTCGAGGTACAGGGCGGGCTCTGTACGCTCTCGCGGGACCGGACCGGCGTCTCGGCGGCCCTCCGGGGCGAAAAGGCAGACGAACTCGTCGGGATGACCGACCTGCTGTCGGTCGACGTGCCGGCGGGATGGGGCGTCCGCTGGCAGCGCGCGGCCGCCGACGCCGATCTCGAGGCGATGCGTACCGCCCTCGAGCGGGCGGCGGATCGATCACGGGCGCTCGAGGACGCGCTCGCAGACGCACCCGACGAACCGGCCGAACCGGGACGGTTGGCCGCGCCGCGAGCGACGACGTGGTGCTGGTTCGGCCGCGATTCGCGACTCGCGCTGGATGCGCTCCGCCGCGAAGTCGAGACGACGATGCCGGGACATCACCGAACCAAGGCCGCCGACCGGGCCGCGAGCGCGGCGGTCGACTTCGCGGAGGCCGTCTGTGAGTCGACCGGCACGGCGGGGGACGACGGCGACGGCGAGTTCCCCTTCGCCGCCGTCACCCGGCAGTTCGGACCGACGGCAGGCGATCGGATCGAGATCGGTCACGGCAAGCCCGACGGCCGGTTGATCACCCTGGGTCGCGGCGAGGTGACCGACTGGGACGGCGACGGGAAGGTGACGCTCGAGCGCTCGATGCGCGGCGGCGGTAGCTACGACGCCCTCGGCGTCCCGAAGGAGGAAGGCGACGTCGCCGTCACGAAGTTTCGCGAGGGCCGGTGGTGGTACCCGACGACGTACAAGGACGCCGCCGGATCGGCGAAGGGAACCTACGTCAACGTCTGTACCCCCGTCGAACTCTTCCCCGACTCCGCGCGGTACGTCGACCTCTACGTCGACGTGATCCGCACTCCCGACAGCGCGGTCGAGATCGTCGACGCGGACGAACTCGAGGCGGCGGTCGCGGACGGCCACGTTTCGGACGAACTGGCCGAGAAGGCGACGAGCGTCGCCGAAGCCGTCGAGCGCGCGCTCTCGAAGTGA
- a CDS encoding pirin family protein, with protein MRANRAFPTRAHSHQDPFVLFERFHIDAGQGFPAHAHAGFEICTYMLEGGMAHGDSLGDDTTTRAGEAMGITAGEEIRHSEFPADGPCSGLQLWINLPRNRKDIEPSYADASSDQLPTEAVDGASVTTVVGEGSPLEFETPMTYLDVVLSEGTAWAWDRPDEWVGFCYVVSGSGTVDGTPLERGQFYSVGTDGGAVTLSTDETCRVVVDGAPHEEEIHQRGPIVA; from the coding sequence ATGCGGGCGAATCGCGCGTTCCCGACGCGGGCGCACTCCCACCAGGATCCGTTCGTGCTCTTCGAGCGGTTCCACATCGACGCCGGCCAGGGCTTCCCCGCCCACGCACACGCCGGCTTCGAGATCTGTACCTACATGCTCGAGGGCGGCATGGCTCACGGCGACTCGCTGGGTGACGACACGACGACTCGAGCGGGCGAAGCGATGGGAATCACCGCCGGCGAGGAGATCCGGCATTCCGAATTCCCGGCCGATGGACCCTGCAGCGGCCTCCAGTTGTGGATCAATCTTCCGCGGAACCGAAAGGATATCGAGCCGTCGTACGCCGACGCCTCGAGCGATCAGTTGCCGACCGAAGCGGTGGACGGAGCGAGCGTCACGACCGTCGTCGGCGAGGGCTCGCCGCTCGAGTTCGAGACGCCGATGACCTACCTCGATGTGGTGCTCTCGGAGGGGACGGCGTGGGCGTGGGACCGACCGGACGAGTGGGTCGGCTTTTGTTACGTCGTTTCAGGATCGGGAACGGTGGACGGAACGCCGCTCGAGCGCGGACAGTTCTATTCCGTCGGTACTGACGGCGGCGCTGTCACGCTTTCGACGGACGAGACGTGCCGCGTCGTCGTCGATGGCGCGCCACACGAGGAGGAGATCCACCAACGCGGGCCGATCGTCGCGTAA
- a CDS encoding NUDIX hydrolase, translating into MENVTYVQKACAYVTRQTGELLVFDGPGHDGLQIPKGTLEPGESPREALFREVVEESGLGALNATRHLTTDVWTRRESPPKRYVRHFFHSTVHESRDRWTHTVTDGGGEHGYEFDLHWVKPTAAREFALDLDDYVHLLPTTGRTEDVATISD; encoded by the coding sequence ATGGAAAACGTAACGTACGTCCAGAAGGCGTGTGCGTATGTCACACGCCAGACGGGTGAGTTATTGGTTTTCGACGGGCCGGGACACGATGGGTTGCAGATTCCGAAGGGAACGCTCGAGCCCGGCGAATCGCCGCGAGAAGCGTTGTTCAGAGAGGTCGTCGAGGAGAGCGGACTCGGGGCGCTCAATGCGACGAGACACCTGACGACGGACGTCTGGACGCGCCGCGAGTCGCCTCCGAAACGATACGTCCGGCACTTCTTTCACTCGACGGTCCACGAATCCCGCGACCGCTGGACGCACACCGTAACCGACGGCGGAGGGGAACACGGCTACGAGTTCGACCTGCACTGGGTCAAGCCGACGGCCGCCAGAGAGTTCGCGCTCGACCTCGACGATTACGTTCACTTGCTGCCGACCACCGGCCGGACCGAAGACGTTGCGACGATTTCGGATTAA
- a CDS encoding aldo/keto reductase: MQYQELGDSGVEVSEVGFGAWVVGTDWWGDRSEDDAIEMIRYAVEQGITYFDTGDVYGHGRSEELIGQALSDVREEVTIATKVGYDFYNNPQAGHGELPKEIDPDYLRDAVEQSLERLEVDSIDVLQLHNADVEEITPDVLDVLDELEEEGVIDATGLALGPSIGWLAEGDLAIEEEFDSLQLVWNVLEQEVGNHFLETIERTGSQTSLIPRVPHSSGILNEQVTPDTELGEGDHRGFRPDEWYETGWEKLEKLRFLERDGERTMGQASIAWLLSHDPVASVTPTFRTKGDIDEWAAASDVPKLSDEELARVEGLYENGFEIDRDDGMDSLRSSVDGADIESAGLDKLAAD, from the coding sequence ATGCAATACCAGGAACTCGGCGACTCCGGCGTCGAGGTCAGCGAGGTCGGATTCGGCGCGTGGGTCGTCGGCACCGACTGGTGGGGCGACCGCTCGGAAGACGACGCCATCGAGATGATCCGGTACGCCGTCGAGCAGGGTATCACCTACTTCGATACGGGCGACGTCTACGGCCACGGCCGCAGCGAAGAGCTGATCGGGCAGGCGCTGTCCGATGTTCGCGAGGAGGTGACGATCGCGACCAAGGTCGGCTACGATTTCTACAACAATCCGCAGGCCGGCCACGGCGAGTTGCCCAAGGAGATCGACCCCGACTACCTTCGCGACGCCGTCGAACAGAGCCTCGAGCGCCTCGAGGTGGACTCCATCGACGTCCTCCAACTGCACAACGCCGACGTCGAGGAGATCACCCCCGACGTGCTCGACGTGCTCGACGAACTCGAAGAAGAGGGCGTAATCGACGCCACGGGCCTCGCGCTCGGCCCCTCGATCGGCTGGCTCGCGGAGGGCGACCTCGCGATCGAAGAGGAGTTCGACTCGCTGCAACTCGTCTGGAACGTCTTAGAACAGGAGGTCGGCAACCACTTCCTCGAGACGATCGAGCGAACGGGCTCACAGACGAGCCTGATCCCTCGCGTGCCTCATTCGTCGGGCATTCTCAACGAACAGGTCACGCCCGACACCGAACTCGGCGAGGGCGACCACCGCGGGTTCCGCCCCGACGAGTGGTACGAGACCGGCTGGGAGAAACTCGAGAAGCTGCGGTTCTTAGAGCGCGACGGAGAGCGAACGATGGGACAGGCCTCGATCGCGTGGCTCCTCTCCCACGACCCGGTCGCGTCCGTGACGCCGACCTTCCGCACGAAGGGCGATATCGACGAGTGGGCGGCCGCGAGCGACGTGCCGAAGCTTTCCGACGAAGAGCTGGCTCGAGTCGAGGGGTTGTACGAGAACGGATTCGAGATCGATCGCGACGACGGGATGGACTCCCTTCGCTCGTCGGTCGACGGCGCAGACATCGAGTCGGCCGGGCTGGACAAGCTCGCAGCCGACTGA
- a CDS encoding prolipoprotein diacylglyceryl transferase, with translation MSEERDYDLSTDELERIESLETGSPIALARSVASGDTKRELLPLLGGGVVLLSALRSLGRGQLRALPKGVAAAGLLSYGLRNRRSSEASTFEPQTDEIEGGTEGKETSDHAHAAAERPDSGRESQIDAAGEIDDSAQLGDEGDTGSRVEFTDDADQEEPRTKPESGGDEADPRRDTEDGPVEVDVSDTAMADEVSEATGPDPEQAQPSQTDAIEPEETPDEDASDMKVEPDEDADDEKAHADTDDESAEDDDHDR, from the coding sequence ATGTCTGAGGAACGCGATTACGACCTTTCGACGGACGAGTTGGAACGCATCGAGTCGCTCGAGACAGGGAGTCCGATAGCGCTGGCGCGGTCGGTCGCCTCCGGTGACACCAAGCGCGAGCTACTGCCGTTGCTGGGCGGCGGTGTGGTGCTCCTGTCCGCCCTCCGATCGCTCGGCCGGGGCCAGCTACGGGCGCTTCCGAAGGGAGTTGCCGCCGCTGGGTTGCTCAGCTACGGCCTTCGAAACCGCCGCTCGAGCGAAGCGTCGACGTTCGAGCCACAGACGGACGAAATCGAGGGCGGAACCGAAGGCAAGGAAACGTCGGATCACGCCCACGCAGCCGCCGAGCGCCCCGATTCCGGTCGCGAGTCGCAGATCGACGCCGCCGGCGAGATCGACGACTCGGCGCAGCTCGGTGACGAGGGCGATACGGGGTCGCGCGTCGAGTTCACCGACGACGCGGACCAGGAGGAGCCGCGAACGAAACCGGAGAGCGGAGGCGACGAAGCGGACCCGCGGCGCGACACTGAGGACGGTCCGGTCGAGGTCGATGTCTCCGACACGGCCATGGCCGACGAGGTGAGCGAGGCGACGGGCCCCGATCCCGAGCAGGCCCAGCCGTCCCAGACCGACGCGATCGAACCCGAAGAAACGCCCGACGAGGACGCATCGGATATGAAAGTCGAGCCGGACGAGGACGCGGATGACGAGAAGGCACACGCCGATACCGACGACGAGTCGGCCGAAGACGACGACCACGATCGCTAA